A section of the Naumovozyma dairenensis CBS 421 chromosome 5, complete genome genome encodes:
- the NMT1 gene encoding glycylpeptide N-tetradecanoyltransferase NMT1 (similar to Saccharomyces cerevisiae NMT1 (YLR195C); ancestral locus Anc_7.357), whose amino-acid sequence MDEKKLQDLLKLLQINNGDLTKLNAQQRKDMKDYKFWKTQPVASFDEKIDTEGPIDATKKPEDIPDDPYPLLNEFEWCNINIDDSQQLQDVFVLLNENYVEDKDAEFRFNYTPEFFNWALKSPGWKNEWHVGVRVKQTQKLIAFISAIPISLQIRGKTITSVEINFLCVHKQLRSKRLTPVLIKEITRRVNKHDIWQALYTAGIVLPSPVSTCRYTHRPLNWSKLYDVGFTDLPPNASKAQMVAEYTVPNKTKLNGLRPMTMDDIDEVYNLFEKYQSRFDLIQTFTKDEFKHWFLGHVEKSNQEQDVKKKIVFSYVVENKETNNITDFFSFYSLPFSILKNPTYKELGIGYLYYYATDADFEFNDRFSPEATKKLRKRLDELISDALILAKQANMDVFNALTSQDNTLFLDDLKFGAGDGFLNFYVFNYKAFPVTGGLKEDKSYDVEKRSNVGVVML is encoded by the coding sequence ATGGACGAAAAAAAGTTGCAGGATTTGTTGAAATTACTGCAGATAAACAATGGAGACTTAACGAAGTTGAACGCACAACAACGTAAAGATatgaaagattataaattttggaaaactCAACCGGTTGCTTCgtttgatgaaaaaattgatacTGAAGGTCCGATTGACGCTACAAAGAAACCAGAGGATATTCCTGATGATCCGTatccattattaaatgaGTTCGAATGGtgtaatatcaatatcgATGATTCGCAACAATTACAAGACGTGTTTGTACTATTGAATGAAAACTAtgttgaagataaagatgCAGAATTTAGATTCAACTATACTccagaatttttcaattgggCCTTAAAGTCTCCAGGTTGGAAAAATGAGTGGCATGTTGGTGTCCGTGTCAAGCAAACTCAAAAACTGATCGCATTTATTTCTGCCATCCCAATCTCGTTACAAATAAGAGGTAAGACGATCACCAGTGTAGAAATTAATTTCCTTTGCGTTCATAAACAATTAAGGTCAAAGAGGTTGACACCAGTTTTGATTAAAGAGATTACAAGAAGAGTTAATAAACATGATATTTGGCAAGCGTTATATACAGCAGGAATAGTACTACCATCCCCGGTAAGTACTTGTCGTTACACTCATCGTCCCCTAAATTGGAGTAAATTATACGACGTGGGGTTCACTGATTTACCACCAAATGCTAGCAAGGCCCAAATGGTTGCCGAATATACAGTCCCAAATAAAACTAAATTAAATGGATTGAGGCCCATGACTATGGATGATATCGATGAAGTTTATAAtctatttgaaaaatatcaatcaAGATTTGATTTAATCCAAACGTTTACCAAGGATGAATTTAAACATTGGTTCCTTGGGCATGTTGAAAAGTCAAATCAAGAACAAGAcgtaaagaagaaaatcgTTTTCTCTTATGTTGTTGAAAACAAGGAAACAAACAACATTACggatttcttttccttctaTTCATTACCATTCTCAATTTTAAAGAATCCAACCTATAAAGAGCTTGGTATTggttatttatattattatgcCACTGATGCAGATTTCGAATTCAATGATCGTTTTAGCCCAGAAGCTACCAAGAAGTTAAGGAAAAGATTAGACGAGCTGATCAGTGATGCATTAATATTGGCTAAACAAGCTAACATGGATGTATTTAACGCGCTGACCTCGCAAGACAATACCTTATTTTTGGATGATCTAAAATTTGGAGCAGGGGACGGATTCTTGAATTTCTATGTCTTCAATTATAAAGCATTCCCAGTTACAGGCGGGttgaaagaagataaaTCATATGATGTCGAGAAACGAAGTAATGTTGGTGTCGTTATGCTTTAG
- the PWP1 gene encoding rRNA-processing protein PWP1 (similar to Saccharomyces cerevisiae PWP1 (YLR196W); ancestral locus Anc_7.356), translated as MISSTNWVPRGFTSEFPEKYELDDAELARIENLANLNLDDVKAELEGEAAAASAEEDDLAIESKHDANVLKNQLEVDDDMKEYDLENHDNDEQAQNGEGEDVTMFPGLSNDSDVKFHEGEDGQDPYISLPTQEDTVEEKQELQVYPTDNLILATRTEDDISYLDVYVYDDGAGFHSNEIPVEQGDELDADVAKGMVRDSALYVHHDLMLPAFPLCVEWINYRPNSGSNENDIANFAAIGTFDPQIEIWNLDCIDKAFPDMILGEPLENSLAGLKKNKKKPKKQEHITTHHTDAILSLSHNKQFRAVLASTSADHTVKLWDLNNGQTARSLASVHSGKNVSASEWHPTNGSILLTGGYDSRVALSDVRISNEKEMSKYWSVMSGEEIECTTFANENIILCGTDSGNIYSFDIRNNENSKPVWTLKAHDAGISTLSTNSFIPGLMSTGAMGEKAVKLWKFPLGDGVNNNAGKGPGMVLSRDFDVGNVLTTSFSPDIEVAGTMVVGGVNKGLKLWDVFSNRTVRKSFAKELKDVQARARDEAKNVGRSSRIARKYTQNDNPETVMTVDDLGEDEEEGGEGELSE; from the coding sequence ATGATTTCTTCTACAAACTGGGTTCCAAGAGGGTTTACCTCTGAATTTCCTGAAAAATATGAGTTAGATGATGCAGAATTGgcaagaattgaaaatttagcCAACTTGAACTTAGATGATGTTAAAGCTGAGTTAGAAGGAgaagcagcagcagcatCCGCCGAGGAAGATGACTTAGCCATTGAGAGTAAGCATGACGCCAATGTCCTCAAAAACCAATTGGAAGTCGATGATGACATGAAAGAATATGACTTGGAAAACCacgataatgatgaacaaGCACAAAATGGGGAAGGTGAAGATGTAACCATGTTCCCAGGGTTATCTAATGATTCAGATGTTAAATTTCACGAAGGTGAAGATGGTCAAGATCCATATATCTCATTGCCAACACAAGAAGATACagttgaagaaaaacaagaattaCAGGTTTACCCAACTGATAACTTAATCCTTGCAACTAGAacagaagatgatatttcATACCTAGATGTTTATGTCTATGATGATGGTGCAGGGTTTCATAGTAATGAAATTCCTGTTGAACAAGGTGATGAACTGGATGCAGATGTTGCTAAGGGTATGGTTCGTGATAGTGCTCTTTATGTTCATCATGATTTAATGCTACCAGCTTTCCCATTATGTGTCGAATGGATTAATTATAGACCTAACAGTGGCTccaatgaaaatgatattgcAAACTTTGCTGCTATTGGTACATTTGACCcacaaattgaaatttggaaCTTAGACTGTATAGATAAAGCATTCCCAGACATGATTTTAGGTGAACCATTAGAAAATTCGTTAGCAGgcttgaaaaaaaataagaagaaaCCAAAAAAGCAAGAGCATATAACCACACATCATACTGATGCCATTCTATCTCTATCGCATAACAAACAGTTCCGTGCTGTTTTAGCATCTACTTCAGCAGACCATACTGTTAAGCTATGGGATCTAAATAATGGTCAAACAGCACGCTCCTTGGCTTCTGTGCACAGCGGTAAAAATGTTTCCGCCTCAGAATGGCACCCTACTAATGGCTCTATCCTATTGACTGGTGGGTATGATTCTCGTGTTGCCTTATCAGATGTTAGAATTTctaatgaaaaggaaatgtCCAAATATTGGTCTGTCATGTCAggtgaagaaattgaatgcACTACCTTTGCCAATGAAAACATAATATTGTGTGGTACCGATTCTGGTAATATTTATTCCTTTGATATtagaaataatgaaaattccAAACCTGTTTGGACTCTTAAGGCTCATGATGCAGGTATTTCAACACTATCTACTAACAGCTTTATTCCTGGTTTAATGAGCACAGGTGCCATGGGAGAAAAAGCTGTCAAGTTATGGAAATTCCCACTGGGAGACGgtgtaaataataatgcagGTAAAGGCCCAGGTATGGTTTTATCTCGTGATTTTGATGTTGGTAATGTATTGACTACTTCATTTTCGCCTGATATCGAAGTAGCAGGTACTATGGTTGTCGGAGGTGTTAATAAAGGTTTGAAACTATGGGATGTTTTTAGTAATAGAACAGTTCGTAAAAGTTTTGctaaagaattgaaagacGTTCAAGCTAGAGCAAGAGACGAAGCTAAAAACGTAGGTAGGAGTTCAAGAATTGCAAGGAAATATACACAGAATGATAACCCAGAAACTGTCATGACAGTCGATGATTTAGgcgaagatgaagaagaaggaggCGAAGGAGAATTATctgaataa
- the PBA1 gene encoding Pba1p (similar to Saccharomyces cerevisiae PBA1 (YLR199C); ancestral locus Anc_7.353) — MNPLFPEDLLPLVSVSNISTTLTLNPDQLMGNEGKHSWNYNENFPNEFDPSDKDMKSSEKSYDFNFPIFAIDRTLVISIQENFLKISPIFSNVISQTLVQALPLNKEILILGTSDRVAVMRKISNEIDTLEPPEFVTGFIGSLITELNLHNAKYNFDAIIVPSEGPTGFEKLNLTIMQDLIDIFKNEWNYLNIDSKVYTEQCYRHWKLAGAAIGAQSGLYI; from the coding sequence ATGAATCCATTATTTCCCGAAGATCTTTTGCCATTAGTTTCAGTAAGTAACATTAGCACGACCTTGACTTTGAACCCAGATCAACTCATGGGAAATGAAGGTAAGCATTCGTGGAATTATAAcgaaaattttccaaatgaatttgatcCATCGGATAAAGACATGAAATCGTCAGAAAAATCATACGATTTCAACTTCCCCATTTTTGCCATTGACAGGACTTTAGTAATTTCCATTCAGGAAAACTTCTTGAAAATATCCccaatcttttcaaatgtGATCAGTCAAACTCTAGTACAGGCACTCccattaaataaagaaatactAATACTTGGAACTTCAGATAGAGTTGCTGTTATGAGAAAGATCTCGAACGAAATCGACACTTTGGAGCCACCTGAATTTGTTACAGGCTTCATTGGATCATTAATCACCGAATTAAATTTACATAATGCTAAGTATAATTTTGATGCCATTATTGTCCCTAGTGAAGGCCCAACTGGATTTGAAAAACTAAATTTAACAATAATGCAGGATTTAATAgatatcttcaaaaatgaaTGGAACTACCTCAATATCGATTCAAAAGTATATACTGAACAATGTTATCGTCACTGGAAATTAGCAGGTGCCGCAATAGGTGCACAATCTGGCCTTTACATATAA
- the YKE2 gene encoding tubulin-binding prefolding complex subunit YKE2 (similar to Saccharomyces cerevisiae YKE2 (YLR200W); ancestral locus Anc_7.352) produces the protein MASNLPSKYQVLQGELEDLIMARQKLETQLQENKIVIEEFNQLPSESQVYKLTGNVLLPVDQEEAHSNVDKRLEFIQTEISRCENNIKNKQQELDNVRSEILKMRQ, from the coding sequence ATGGCTTCCAATTTACCATCTAAATACCAAGTTTTACAAGGTGAACTAGAAGATTTGATCATGGCTAGACAGAAATTAGAAACtcaattacaagaaaataaaattgtcATAGAGGAATTCAATCAATTGCCAAGTGAATCACAGGTTTATAAATTGACAGGGAATGTCCTTTTACCTGTAGATCAGGAAGAAGCTCATTCAAATGTCGATAAAAGATTAGAATTTATCCAAACTGAAATAAGTCGCTGTGAAAACAATATTAAAAACAAACAGCAAGAATTAGACAACGTTAGAAgtgaaatattaaaaatgcGTCAATAG
- the COQ9 gene encoding ubiquinone biosynthesis protein COQ9 (similar to Saccharomyces cerevisiae COQ9 (YLR201C); ancestral locus Anc_7.351), which translates to MLLNRILSKNVKLSINRAFHSNTLEYAKAATLSPLTYNKDSVQYKILSNALNKWVPKKGFTDEAITSSLNELDLSSSLFSVLGSSNSPSIFRSISPAVMELLKFQLVSKRYQLTENITPYIETAKDKLPSLETLLIERLKMDQPLNNQLSSLFNQLIIPSPLLFNVALPELFNLSDDLIYFSNEKDHHDMAWYAKRLGVSCAYVSSKLYMVKNNGENFDKTIDFAKDKLHRIMNLGEYYNNTEEYAWYTLMVSMNLVKARLARG; encoded by the coding sequence ATGTTGCTGAATCGTATCTTATCAAAGAATGTTAAACTCTCCATTAATCGTGCGTTTCATTCTAATACATTGGAATATGCTAAAGCAGCTACCTTATCTCCATTAACTTATAACAAGGACTCAGTTCAATATAAAATTCTATCCAATGCTCTTAATAAATGGGTTCCAAAGAAGGGCTTTACTGATGAAGCAATTACAAGTTCGTTGAATGAATTGGAcctttcatcatcattgttTTCTGTCCTTGGATCATCAAATAGCCCCTCGATTTTCCGTTCCATTTCACCTGCTGTTATGGAATTACTTAAATTCCAATTGGTCTCTAAAAGATATCAATTAACAGAAAATATAACACCATACATTGAGACTGCGAAGGATAAGTTACCATCTTTAGAAACACTATTGATTGaaagattgaaaatggATCAACCACttaataatcaattatCAAGTTTatttaatcaattgattattCCAAGTCCATTGTTATTTAACGTTGCATTACctgaattatttaatctatcagatgatttaatatatttttcaaatgaaaagGATCATCACGATATGGCATGGTATGCCAAAAGATTAGGCGTTAGTTGCGCATATGTCAGTagtaaattatatatggTCAAGAATAATGGAGAAAATTTCGACAAGACCATTGATTTTGCAAAGGATAAATTACACCGTATTATGAATTTGGGcgaatattataataatacagaGGAATATGCATGGTATACTTTAATGGTCTCAATGAACCTTGTTAAAGCGAGATTGGCTAGAGGttag
- the MSS51 gene encoding Mss51p (similar to Saccharomyces cerevisiae MSS51 (YLR203C); ancestral locus Anc_7.346), with translation MLCRCVSRLPTAYRSRLPTTLCFTPNPRNFRNNAHVSHHSSRSLMGFVRNALGLDPKSSPDDPTPENRFHPWDQSPCQDLRERAAKIRTLAHCPVTNKEINYTCPISGIPTHHSKNAWEMDENYHSNKIYEILKKVNIYEHDLRSGRPFPEFVFPQDQDFDRMINMTNWDLFLYTRSFYSMDTEFQMAAVTKMLSYPITIGSILHQFSPYSLQPKGPITLEGLKSMAALRYTLYPFHNKSFMTLTKNRPMRIFLLGARAEAQLPGHIWKQLQYLFPEQKFELFFIGPEAYYDKEKKQYLKLDKPLIQTIDDTLKLTFITEYFHTLHESQDLFPYDPYMDVFFIFHPGFSAIETTEHWMNDTMKSLLETQCAIFNTGFSRNDMLNDMNILDEKYKNDLDILMKPVKNVFGSTKWELNDLNPQDVYQFNMYIAGFRGKRYPTVEL, from the coding sequence ATGCTTTGTCGATGTGTTTCTCGCCTACCGACCGCATACCGTTCACGATTACCAACAACGCTATGCTTCACACCGAATCCTCGCAACTTTCGAAATAATGCTCATGTTTCTCACCATTCATCAAGATCTCTGATGGGGTTTGTTAGAAACGCACTAGGTTTAGATCCTAAATCATCTCCAGATGATCCGACACCAGAAAATAGGTTCCATCCTTGGGATCAATCACCTTGTCAAGATTTGCGTGAACGTGCAGCTAAAATCAGAACTTTAGCTCATTGCCCCGTTACAAACAAAGAGATTAATTATACTTGTCCAATCTCTGGAATTCCAACTCATCACTCTAAAAATGCTTGGGAAATGGATGAGAATTATCATAGCAATAAGATCtatgaaattttgaaaaaagttaatatatatgaacATGATTTAAGAAGTGGTAGACCATTCCCTGAGTTCGTATTCCCACAAGATCAAGATTTTGACCGTATGATTAATATGACCAATTGGGATCTCTTCTTATATACAAGATCTTTTTATTCAATGGATACAGAATTTCAAATGGCTGCTGTAACTAAAATGTTGAGTTATCCCATAACCATAGGATCCATTTTACATCAATTTTCTCCATATTCTTTACAACCAAAGGGTCCCATAACATTAGAAGGACTAAAATCAATGGCTGCCTTAAGGTATACATTATATCCCTTccataataaatcatttatgACTTTAACCAAGAATCGTCCCATGAGAATTTTCCTATTAGGTGCAAGGGCAGAAGCTCAATTACCTGGGCATATATGGaaacaattacaatattTATTCCCAGAACAAAAATTTGagttatttttcattggtCCCGAGGCGTATtatgataaagaaaagaaacaatatttGAAGCTAGATAAACCACTGATACAAACAATTGATGATACTTTGAAATTAACGTTTATTACTGAATATTTCCATACTTTACATGAATCTCAAGATTTATTCCCCTATGATCCTTATATGGAtgtatttttcattttccatCCAGGCTTCTCTGCCATTGAAACTACTGAACATTGGATGAACGACACaatgaaatcattattagagACCCAATGTGCAATTTTCAATACTGGGTTTAGTCGCAATGATATGTTGAAtgatatgaatatattagaTGAAAAGTATAAAAATGATCTGGACATATTAATGAAACCTGTGAAAAATGTTTTCGGTAGTACTAAATGggaattgaatgatttaaatCCACAAGACGTTTATCAATTTAACATGTATATTGCTGGATTTAGAGGTAAAAGGTATCCAACGGTAGAACTGTAA
- the QRI5 gene encoding mitochondrial 37S ribosomal protein mS38 (similar to Saccharomyces cerevisiae QRI5 (YLR204W); ancestral locus Anc_7.345), which translates to MLPLFFSRMPASRPLSILKGNARFLSTQLKNTNQSYHHHGDDTMISTMMNLSKSRLINSNDIFELSSKSALGLDRKFQCNINDISNMIPMFGRTLIENAEQVVINDVTNLSNVEMHLDSVLRKRRKKMKKHKLRKRRKRQRAEKRKLSQGR; encoded by the coding sequence ATGTTACCACTGTTTTTCTCGAGGATGCCAGCAAGTCGGCCATTGTCGATATTGAAGGGAAATGCAAGGTTTTTATCAACACAACTAAAGAACACAAATCAAAGCTACCACCATCATGGAGATGATACTATGATATCAACtatgatgaatttatcCAAATCAAgattaataaattctaatgatatatttgaattatcaTCCAAATCAGCATTAGGATTAGATAGAAAGTTTCAATGTAATATCaatgatatttcaaatatgaTTCCAATGTTCGGTCGTACATTGATCGAAAATGCGGAGCAAGTTGTTATTAATGATGTGACCAATTTATCGAATGTCGAAATGCACTTAGATTCTGTGTTAAGGAAaaggaggaagaagatgaaaaagCATAAACtgagaaaaagaagaaagagacAAAGGGCTGAAAAAAGGAAACTTTCACAAGGTAGGTAG
- the HMX1 gene encoding Hmx1p (similar to Saccharomyces cerevisiae HMX1 (YLR205C); ancestral locus Anc_7.344), whose amino-acid sequence MSSSTVTIIPSPTDTEALANRINFHTRDAHNKIDKKMTLKLAVALRHGDIYRQGILTYYYIFQAVESEINYLLSFNTDATKEQKRTGSLLSKIWLTEFNRTDKLFKDLKLLYSDRFQNDQDLLNFINEEFKLIHQNKNSKLYQFVNFIHISIQTNPCCILAYCHVLYLALFAGGKIIKSKIYKNLGFLPNFNHLSSKELFNNATNFFQFTENSDSLEGINSISNENKLKLKFKRNFELNTRSNLNENEKLTIIEIAKQIFQWNLESMEELGQRNQKELMNLFSFKLINYLFEEWKFNDSIKKNFKAILMFVILLLLIQFFVSRSLFT is encoded by the coding sequence atgTCTTCTTCAACTGTGACAATCATTCCATCTCCAACTGACACAGAGGCATTGGCAAATAGAATTAATTTCCATACAAGAGATGCtcataataaaatagaTAAAAAGATGACTCTTAAATTGGCCGTGGCTTTAAGACACGGTGACATTTATAGACAAGGTATATTaacttattattatatctttcaaGCAGTAGAATCGGAAATTAATTAtcttttatcatttaatacTGACGCTAccaaagaacaaaaaagaacAGGCTCTCTTTTATCTAAAATTTGGTTAACAGAATTTAATAGAACTGATAAGTTATTCAAAGACTTGAAGTTATTATATTCAGATAGATTCCAAAATGATCAAGATTTGCtaaatttcattaatgaagaatttaaacTGATTCACCAAAATAAGAACTCAAAACTATATCAATTTGTTAATTTCATtcatatttcaattcaaaCAAATCCATGTTGCATTTTAGCTTATTGTCATGTCTTATATTTAGCCCTTTTTGCAGGTggtaaaattattaaatcaaaaatttataaaaatttagGATTCTTACCAAATTTTAATCATCTCTCATCAAAggaattatttaataacgcaactaattttttccaatttactGAAAATAGTGATAGCCTTGAAGGTATAAATTCTATTTccaatgaaaataaattgaaattgaaatttaaaagaaatttcGAATTAAATACAAGatcaaatttgaatgaaaatgagaaattaaCCATTATAGAAATTGCAAAACAAATATTCCAATGGAATTTAGAATCAATGGAAGAATTGGGTCAAAGGAACCAAAAGGAATTAATGAACCTTTTCAGTTTcaaattgatcaattatctttttgaagaatggaaatttaatgattcaataaagaaaaattttaaGGCAATATTAATGTTCGTgatactactactactaattcaattttttgttaGCCGCTCACTGTTTACGtaa
- the RSM18 gene encoding mitochondrial 37S ribosomal protein bS18m (similar to Saccharomyces cerevisiae RSM18 (YER050C); ancestral locus Anc_7.223), whose amino-acid sequence MSHFTARLKTLASGILSRRFISSSKTLTNNNRNGFSIKPQQKNSLDIGSNSTKKAINNMKQIDDKFVKKFQPGSIYDPFDFSMARLYYTRKNNMNGINNNRRIINPNILDKKFNPLDLYSSPNKLYPFLTSTGKILHRDVTGLSAKNQRRVSKAIRRAQSIGLISKTCGNLNTLPTRNIQQ is encoded by the coding sequence ATGTCACACTTCACCGCACGCCTGAAAACTTTAGCTTCTGGTATCCTTTCAAGAAGATTTATCAGTTCTTCGAAAACCCTAACCAACAATAATAGAAATGGGTTCTCAATTAAACCACAACAGAAAAACTCCCTCGACATTGGATCCAATTCTACAAAAAAAGCAATTAATAACATGAAAcaaattgatgataaatttgtaAAGAAGTTTCAACCAGGTTCAATTTATGATCCATTCGATTTCTCCATGGCAAGACTTTACTATACtaggaaaaataatatgaatGGGATCAATAACAACAGAAGAATTATAAACCCAAATATATTGGACAAAAAATTCAATCCATTAGATCTATATTCAAGTccaaataaattatatcCGTTTCTAACTTCAACAGGGAAAATTTTACATAGAGACGTTACGGGATTATCTGCCAAGAATCAAAGGAGAGTTTCAAAAGCAATTAGAAGAGCTCAAAGTATTGGTCTAATATCTAAAACTTGCGGGAATCTAAATACCTTACCAacaagaaatattcaacaATAG